From a single Vitis vinifera cultivar Pinot Noir 40024 chromosome 18, ASM3070453v1 genomic region:
- the LOC109121619 gene encoding uncharacterized mitochondrial protein AtMg00810-like, with translation MRGGADQTLFIRRNDEVFLVAQIYVDDIVFGSTSSECALDFAKEMKSEFEMSMVGELTYFLGFQVKQLKDGIFLSQSKSARELVKKFGLESTKHFRTPMPTNLKLSKDESRKGVEETLYRSMIGSLLYLTASRLDIAFSVGVCARYQACPKESHLIALKRIIRYIAGTLELGLWYPFDTHSDVACYTDADWAGNVDDRKSTLGGCFYIGNCLVAWMSKKQNSVSLSTAKAEYIAAGSCCSQLLWIKQMLRDYGIDQGTMVVFCDNTSAINISKNPSI, from the coding sequence ATGAGAGGGGGAGCTGATCAAACATTGTTCAttagaagaaatgatgaagtgtTCTTGGTAGCACAaatctatgtggatgacattgtgTTTGGCTCTACCTCCAGTGAGTGCGCTTTAGATTTTGCCAAAGAGATGAAAAGTGAGTTTGAGATGAGCATGGTAGGAGAATTGACCtattttcttggtttccaagtgaaacaactcaaggatgggATTTTCCTATCCCAATCCAAGTCCGCAAGGGAACTTGTCAAAAAGTTTGGGCTTGAGTCAACTAAACATTTTAGGACACCAATGCCAACCAACCTAAAGCTAAGTAAGGATGAATCCAGGAAAGGGGTAGAGGAAACATTGTATAGGAGCATGATTGGTAGTCTCTTATACCTCACTGCTAGTAGACTGGACATAGCTTTTAGTGTTGGAGTGTGTGCTAGGTATCAGGCATGTCCTAAGGAATCTCATCTCATAGCTCTTAAGCGTATCATTAGGTACATTGCTGGTACTTTAGAGTTGGGTCTTTGGTATCCATTTGACACTCATTCTGATGTAGCTTGCTACACTGATGCCGATTGGGCTGGAAATGTGGATGATAGGAAAAGCACTTTAGGTGGTTGTTTCTACATTGGAAATTGTTTGGTTGCTTGGATGAGTAAGAAGCAAAACTCTGTTTCGCTTTCCACAGCTAAAGCAGAATACATTGCTGCCGGTAGTTGTTGTTCCCAGCTTTTGtggatcaagcaaatgttgagAGACTATGGGATTGATCAAGGAACCATGGTAGTGTTTTGTGACAATACTAGTGCAATCAACATCTCCAAGAACCCATCAATCTAG